GAGTTCCATCATTTTTGTGGCACAGGTAGTCAAAGCCTTCATTGTTTTAGCTCCTGCTTTTGCATCCCACGATCCAGAGAAATTAACTCAGGAGCTTCAACAGCATGTCAAGAAAGTGACTGCTCCATACAAGTATCCAAGGAAGGTAAGTACAGCCCAAAAAGACAGATCTAGTTGTACTCAAAACTGAGCCTTTTTTGTCCTCCCTCAGCTCCTTTTCATCTGCATTCTGACAAACCCTCCAACCACAGCTAAAGTAAATAAAAGTAGATGACAGGGTCAGTTGCATCTGGAGCCTTGGGTTTGCTGTGTGGCCTAGAAAGGACCCAGAAGGATGCAATGGGCATTTGGCTTCACTTCATCATGGTCCAGTTTTCCTTCCATGTTTTcatgaaagcagcagctttgcatGAACATGGTGGGTTTTCACAGCATCCCAAATGGGCAAGACATTGAGCTTTCCAGTTCCTCCCTTAAGCTCTGTTCAGACTCTCAGccaaagaaaaggggaaattcCTGCTGGCATCAGTGGGACTGGAATCCATCCCTTTACACCAGGAAAGACATCAGTAACTCCCTGTGCTGACAGCTGAAGCGCTCACCTCCTCAGGATTGTGGTACTTGTCCCTACAAATACTGTCCATGCAATGAACTACAATGTGTCATAAGGAATTTCACCATCCCAGCCTTCGCTGGGCAGTTCCCATCTCTTTATTCCCGGCCATAATGAATGTGTCTTATTTTACACCTGGGAAACTAACCAGAATGTATTTGGCTAAAAGTgaacatttttgcttttcaggtGGAGTTTGTTCAGGATCTGCCAAAGACAAGCAGTGGGAAAATCCAGAGGaaggttttaaaaaacaaagaatggGCAAGAAAATGACAAGGGCAAGAGTGACCTGGAAACCAAGTAGAGAACAAGTCTATCATTGGTACCAGCCATAACACATCACGGTTGGCCTGTGGTCATGACCCAGAGCATTGGGAGAGCATACAGAAAAACAGGCTATGGAAGGAAAGGGAGCAAACACTCATATGGCTTGTGGATGTGTGGTATTGAAACCCCTTTTGCCAGTGGCCTACAGATTTTCAGAAGGCAGAAGGTGCAAGTAATTAAGAGAGTGGaatgggagagagaaagggcACAGACAGGAGCCTACAACAGTTTAATTTTTGTACTGCAATTTGTATAAAGagcttccttaaaaaaaataggtaGAACTAAAACATTTTGATAAGACCaaataaatgagaaattcagaataaaaataatgtttgtcCTAAGGTGAGTATCAGTAATTAATTGACGTTCAAAAACTACCACTGTAACATTCTCATATTCTTTCAGAGTGGATGGAGAAGGAGATTTTCTTCTAAAGCTTCTCTTCATCTTGATGAATTTGTGATCTACTTAACTGGTTATggcagaggaaaaagaacacTCAAAGTGCTTCAGGTTAAGGTGCAAATTATGCACAAATAACAATGGTGTAAATGATTACAAGAAAAAGGTCACTTTATGGAAAGAGTTTTGCTGCTTGGGCTGGTTTGTTTCACATTCTGTTCTTATTacttcagaagcagcaaaggatACAGTAGGAAGGGTTTCACTCCAAATCCTCTTTGGCAGAGCGTCCGGGTTTCGCCTCTCCAGGTAAAGGCTCCTCTTTGCAGTGCCTCGTTGGGAAACATGTCCTGAAGGAAGAGGATCTCTCCCAGACAGCTCTCAGTGTCTTCTGGCCACAGCAGGCAGGTCAGGAAAATGTTGTTTCTCTGAATTCCTCAGCTTGATGAGCACTGAGCAGAAGCAGATGGTATtaaatcaggaaaaataatttctggttCTCACAGTCATTCAGAGGACTTGGCCATTACTGGCTCTTCTCCTCAATTCTCctatttaattttcacatttttatatcCTTGTCCTATGAGTCTTTCTCATGAGGAAATTATGTCCTCTAGGACTATTTACAGCTGGTCACTGTTTCTCTGCCACCATCTCCATGGTGTATAGAGAATACCAGGAATTATTTGTGGATTTGACAAAGTATCTGTTCTGGGGGGACAATCTGCATCCAGAATTTTATGTTATCAGATATTGCTGAAAAGATTGTGTTAAATTCTGGGTATTATTGGGATTAATTTGCCTGATAGGCAGATTAAATATTACTGTAAAAGCTTCTGCTGAGGAATAGGGAATTAATTCCAATGTTAAATAAGTTACTTTTTCTTGAGGAATAAAATTTGACCAAAACTGACATCCGTGCATCAGAGATGTGAGGATAAATGGTTATGGTTGAAGGCACAAGACAAAGGGCAAATGACTGCAAAATAAACCTGGGACAAAGGGCAAAACTTTGTGGCTTCTTTCAGACCACAGAAACTCTTCATGAAAAAGAAGTTGATTAGGAGTTTTCATTAATTTATCCAATAGCATAAAAGAGACAGCATCCAATACCTGGctcattttaaatgtattttctttcatttcaggtGACTGACTCCTTAGCTGTACTCCTGGCTTTTCCCCCCACTGTCTGATAAAACATCATTTATCATGAGAACATTTATTAAATCCTGGATTCCTCAGTGTCTGCAGATTCTCAGGTTGCCTTGCAGACCATTCCATGGATACAACAGGCTTCTGACATCTCAGATTATTGCCCATTACGATTCTATAAACCAGTGCAAAACAGAACTGCCAGAATATTTCAACTTTGCAAGTGATGTCTTAGATGAGTGGTCACAACTGGAAAAGgtagtattttcttttactttataGACATTGTGTTGtagtttaaccccagctggcaaccaAGTACCACAGTACCACTGGATCACATGCACACACCCCATAGTGGGATGGGgagaatcaggaaaaaaagaggtaaaCCCTTGGGTTGAGGTAAGACCAGTTTAAGAATTGACATTAAATAACATAAAAGTAAAACCAAGAAGGGCAGGTGACACACAACACAACTGCTCACCACCCCCAGACAGTCCCCCAGCAGTGATTGGCATCTCCTGACCAACCTCCCCCAGGTTATACACTGAGCAGGATACCCTGTGTTGTGAAACATCCCTCTGggcagtttgggtcagctgtcctcGTTGTGCTCCCTCTCAGCTTCTTGTGTTGTGTTGTCAGCACAGCATTGGAGATTGAAGTCCTTGACTCAGAGTAAGCAATGCTTAGCAACAACTAACACATCAGTGTGTTGTCAACAGTATCCTCATCCTAAATCCAAAAAGCACAGCACTTTTCCAGCAGTTAGGAAGAAAATTGACTCTATCCCAGGCTAAACCAGAACACTTTGGAACAAATCTCAGATGATATAAATCAGTTTTTCTAATGGATACTGGATAGGGTTCACTGTAGAGTGGAATGCAccattttggtttctttgtcAGAAACACAGGTATCAATCTGACAGACTAGTTAGCACAGAGGATTTGCTTGGTCTGGAGTTCTTTTGTATTGAAATGAAACCTTTTAAAGACTTTCTTCTTATGTTAATATCTTCTGTTGTGTTCTaggatggaagaaaaccagcaAATCCAGCTTTTTGGTGGGTAAatgaggagggagaggaggtgaAGTGGAGCTTTGAAGAGCTGGGATTTCTCTCTAGGAAGGCAGCCAATGTGCTGTCTGAGGCCTGTGGTTTGCAGAGAGGAGACAGAGTTATAGCAGTTCTGCCTCGTGtcccagagtggtggctcctcaaCGTGGCCTGTATGCGAACAGGTGAGGGACCTGACTGACCTCTGGGGTGCAGagagaacagaaacagaagGTACAAGCAATGGGCTAAATTAAGGTGGAGAAAATGTGAGCAGGAATACTATGACCTGTCCAAGTCAGCTTTTGCATGGAAGGAGACTTGGCAGCTCCCACacaggaaccaaagggacagACATGATCCAGGCAAAGGCATGCTCAGCTGAAACCAGTGAAGGTCGAGTGGTTACAATCTAAGGCCAGCCTTGACCACATACATTATCCATGTGGACAGTTTTAATCAGTAACTTGTATGATTAGAGGGATTAATAACTCAATACAATCTAGTTTTGCTCTGCTGTTGCAGTTTTGCAAATTCTTAGATGAATTGGACCCATTGCATTTTTAAACTGCTAAACATTCATGATGGAACAACTCAGGAGGGACAAGATCAGGTATTTTGGAAGAAGGTTGAGTTGTTTCAAtttcttgttgctttttttccaggaaTCATCATTATTCCAGGAACATCCCAATTAACAGCCAAAGACATCTTATACCGACTCCAGGCTTCAAAGGCCAAGTGCATCATTACCAGTGACACGCTGGCACCTGCAGTGGAATCTGTTGTGCCTGACTGCCAGTTCCTGAGAAGCAAACTAATTGTAGGCAAAggaagcagggctgggtggctgAACCTCAAAGAACTACTTGCGTGAGTATCTACTTGTTTGACCATCACCCCTGTGAGGGGCAGGAAGCTCTGTCAGTGAGGTGGCACTGCTGAGTCTTGGGGTTCATTTCCAAAATAGAAATGGTTATATTTTTGTATCCTTCTCTTAAGCCACTGCATTGTGATAACACTGCATTAAGTACAGACTTGTATAACACAGGTTTGGGGAGCTAAATTCAGATTCAGCTTCTCCTCACTCAGGAGCCTTGTGATTCAAAGTGCACTTGTGCCTGGCAAAATGTGTTCTCTAACTCTGGTGTGCAGTATCTGATCCAATCATTTATTAGTGAGATCATACGGTCTGGGGTTATTTACCTGCTTAATTCCTAAACCTTAAAAATACAGGTTCCTTGATGGAAAACTGCATACAGTGACTGTAACGTGCTGTTTCTTCTGAAGGGTGACA
This genomic window from Pithys albifrons albifrons isolate INPA30051 chromosome 16, PitAlb_v1, whole genome shotgun sequence contains:
- the LOC139679289 gene encoding acyl-coenzyme A synthetase ACSM3, mitochondrial-like isoform X2, whose translation is MRTFIKSWIPQCLQILRLPCRPFHGYNRLLTSQIIAHYDSINQCKTELPEYFNFASDVLDEWSQLEKDGRKPANPAFWWVNEEGEEVKWSFEELGFLSRKAANVLSEACGLQRGDRVIAVLPRVPEWWLLNVACMRTGIIIIPGTSQLTAKDILYRLQASKAKCIITSDTLAPAVESVVPDCQFLRSKLIVGKGSRAGWLNLKELLAVTSADHTCVKTRSQDPMLIYFTSGTTGLPKMVVQSHSSYGIGFATGGRHWMNLTPSDIMWNTSDTGWAKSAWGSVFAPWICGSCVFVHHMQQFKPAVIAETLSRYPITTFCTAPTAYRMLVQHNLSRVPFER